The Peribacillus simplex genome contains the following window.
ATTAGAAGAGCGCCGGAAAACAACCGGATAGCAAGGCAAGGGTTTCAGCACTGGCAATAAGATAAGATGTAATTCCTGCCGTTGAAATTACGTAGGGAATGTGTTCGAATCCTGTCAGAGGCTCACTTTTCTATGATGCAATTTGTGTCATATCTTCAATAAGCCTTAATTAAATAGGCGTTATTCTTCATTAAGAAGTTTCGCCTTGCCTCACAGAACCAAAGGGGGCAGTTTAGTTTAAGTTCATTTCTTCACATAAACTATATAATAGCAATATAGTTTATTCTATTAATTATTGTAATACACTATGATATGGTTATAATGAGGCAGAAAAGGTTTGTGACTAGGTCGCGCCTTGGCTTGACGCCTAAACAGGAGCATCTACATCCTTTCTGCAAATATATGGAGTAAGGAAGGTTAACATGAGCAACAGTGAAACTAAAACAGAAGTTATCTTAATTGGCGCCGGTATTATGAGTGCGACTTTGGGAACATTCCTGAAAGAGTTAGTGCCGGAATGGGAAATCAAAGTGTTTGAGAAGCTTGAAGACGCAGGGGCGGAAAGCTCTAACGAGTGGAATAATGCGGGAACAGGGCATGCTGCACTGTGTGAGCTTAACTACACAACTGAAAAACCGGACGGATCTATAGATATTAGCAAAGCTATTAATATTAATGAACAGTTTCAGCTTTCAACGCAGTTTTGGTCTTATCTTGTAAACAGCAAGCTGATAAAAAACCCTCAGGACTTTATCATGCCATTGCCTCATATGAGTATGGTGTTAGGGGATGAAAATGTAACATTCTTAAAGAAACGCTTTGAAGCGCTTTCAAAAAATCCTCTGTTCCAAGGGATGGAGTTTTCTGAGGACCCGGCAAAACTGATGGAATGGATTCCGCTTATTATGCAAGATCGCCTTTCGAATGAAGCTATAGCGGCAACCAAAATCGACTCTGGAACGGATGTCAACTTTGGTGCTTTAACACGCATGTTGTTTGACCACTTAAAGACTAAAAACGTCGATATCAAATATAAACATAGTGTTGATAATCTTAAAGTTACTAGCGATGGCTCATGGGAATTAAAAGTGCGTAATGTCGATAGCGGAAGCGTAGAGCGTCATACTGCAAAATTTGTCTTTATCGGAGGCGGGGGCGGAAGCCTTCATTTACTGCAAAAATCCGGTATTCCTGAAGGGAAGCACATTGGCGGTTTCCCAGTAAGTGGATTTTTCATGGTATGTAATAATCCAGAAGTAATTGAGCAGCATCAAGCAAAAGTATACGGAAAAGCTAAAGTTGGTGCTCCACCAATGTCTGTTCCGCATCTTGATACACGATATATCGACAGTGAAAAATCGTTGCTATTTGGACCATTTGCCGGTTTCTCACCGAAGTTCTTAAAAACAGGTTCAATGTTCGATTTAATAACTTCCGTAAAACCGGATAATGTCTTAACAATGTTGGCGGCGGGTGCAAAAGAGATGTCATTGACGAAATACCTGATCCAGCAAGTTATGTTATCGAAAGAACAGCGCATGGAAGAGTTACGAGAGTTTATCCCGAACGCTAAGAGCGAGGATTGGGATTTAGTAGTAGCTGGCCAACGTGTACAAGTTATCAAAGATACTGCTGAAGGCGGCAAAGGAACGCTTCAATTTGGTACGGAAGTTGTTAGTTCCGCTGATGGCTCGATTGCAGCATTACTAGGTGCTTCTCCAGGTGCTTCCACTGCTGTTCACGTTATGATAGAGGTAATTAAAAAATGCTTCCCGCAACATCTGAAAGAGTGGGAACCAAAAATCAAAGAAATGATTCCTTCTTATGGCGTGTCACTAATGGAAAATCCAGAGCTTCTGCAAGAAATTCATGCTTCAACAGCAGCGGCTCTTGGTCTAAAAGAAAAAGAGCTAGCCCATAGTTAATTCTTTTGATGTAGAAACAAAGGTATGAATTTACTTAAGGAATTGAGTAAATAATAGAATGCCATTGGAAGTAAAACATAGAACCTTTGATCTATCTTTGGATTGAAGGTTCTTTGTTTTGTCTTAAAGAGTAATTTCTTATTCAACTGGTATGAACGAAGCTGTCTACCCACCACACCCAAATGTTCGAGGAAGAAGGTATTAGTAAAGCTTTTGAAGAAAAATAAAGAGATTGCTAAGAAGTGGAGTTAGTATAGTTTCATGGACACATTTTAGTTAAGTCCTTACAATGATTTTTGAGAGGATGTGTCCGTTTTGGAACGTAAGAATACAGGTAAAAAATATAATAATGAATTCAAGAAGACTATTGTAGATCTTTATCACTCGGGTAATTCAGTAAGAGAATTAAGTGGCGAATATGGTGTATCAGACGTAACTATTTATAAATGGGTTAAAGAATTTACCCCTATCGGTTTAGGGGAAGAGTCTATGACTCCGAAGGAATTAGCCGCCATACAGAAGGAAAACCTTCGGTTAAAGCAGGAAGTTGAAATCTTAAAAAAGGCTATGGCCATATTCGCGAAAAAATAACCGAGACAGATCTTACCGAATTTATCGAGGAAAATAGGAATCTATACCCTGTACAGAGAATGTGTGAAGTATTAGAAATCCCAAGAAGCAGCCATTATCAGTCTCTTCAACTTGTAGTATCCAATCGCGAACAGGAAAACAAAGAACTAACGAATAAAATTAATCTCATTTACCTAGAAAGCAAGGGACGGTATGGTGCTCCTAAGATACATCAAATCCTATTAACCAAAGGATTTTCCCTCAGTCTAAAGCGTGTTCAACGCTTAATGAGCAAGGCGAGTATTCGTTCTATCACGAAGAAAAAATACCGTCCTTATCCATCTAAAGAAAAAGTTATTCAGTTAGATAATTTGCTTAAACGAGACTTTACCACCCAGACCATTAATGAGAAATGGGTAGCTGATATTACGTATATCCACACGTTAAAAGACGGATGGTGTTATTTAGCTTCTGTATTGGATCTTCATTCAAAGAAAATAGTAGGGTATTCCTTTTCACGTTCTATGACGACAGAACTGGTCATAAAAGCTTTCGATAACGCTCACTCTTCACAAAAGCCCTCGGAGGGCTTAGTTCTTCATACGGATCTTGGCTCACAATATACAAGCAGTGAGTTCACTCAACATACTCAGAATCATCATATTAAGCAATCCTTTAGTCAGAAAGGTTGCCCGTACGATAATGCCTGTATTGAATCCTTTCATGCGATATTAAAAAAGGAAGAAGTCAACCACGTCCAGTATCTAGATTACCAAACAGCTAAATTAGCGATATTCCAATTTATTGAAGGTTGGTATAACCGAAAAAGAATTCACAGCAGCTTAGGATATAAAACTCCACAAGCCATTGAAGACCAAATTAGAAATGCAGCTTAAGATTTAACTTTTTTGTGTCCAAAATATTGACTCAAATCCAGAAGTGCTTAAATACTTTCTGATATTTAATGAAATTTAAAAACGGTAAAACTATTTAATAACTTTAGGGGGGAATATTGAAACAAGCATTACTAATAATCGGAATTATGGAAGTTATTAAGAAGAACAAGGAGTTTTTGAGAAAGAAAAAGTCGTTAATAACATTAATACTGAAATTGAAAAAGCAATAAATAAAAGTATCTCAGTTGTTTTTATGAGAGATTTAGATGTTTCAAATGAGAAGGACCTGGGTTCCAGATACACCGGGACATTAGAGTACCATCAACTGCTATCATATTTGATAAAGCTTCCCCGAATTCTTTTTATGGCATTCCATTACACGAGCATGTAAGTAAAAAATAATATAGAGCGTATCGTAATAATGTGATGTAAGACGGAACATTGTATTGATACAGCCTTAGAACAGCAACAATCACTCATTTTGATGTAACATTAGGTAGCGACGGACATTCTACTTCTGATTCCAAAAACTAAACGGCAAAACAAATAATTCTTCATCACCATGAAATCCTTTATGGTCACTATAATAGACAATTTTTCACTTGTTAGAAATACTAATTAATATTTGTTTAAACCTGTTCACAATAATTACCGATAAATATCATCTTCAACGAACTGGTACTTTACTTCGTTACCAGGAGCTGCTGATCAGTGATGTTTAATCAATTGGACTTCCTCTTTACGTTATAAGGGAATAGAATATAAATAAAAAGGTGATTACAATTAAAAAAGTAAAAAGTATCCTATTTTTCCTTCTTGGATTCATATCCCTTGTGATTGGTGTTGCAGGGACTGTGTTACCTGTTCTGCCGGGCGGACCGTTTTACTTATTCGCTGCTTTTTGCTTTGCGAGAAGTTCAAAGTCAATTGAAAACTGGTTCAAAAAAACCTCATTATATGAAAAATACGTTGAAGCATTCCTACAAAAAAAAGGTATGACTAGAAAAGAGAAAATTAGAATCAATTTAGTTGCCGATTTCTTCATCATAATTTCTGTATTTTATGTGGACATCCTTTTAGTGAAAATCCTGTTGGTGGTTCTCG
Protein-coding sequences here:
- a CDS encoding malate:quinone oxidoreductase, translated to MYGVRKVNMSNSETKTEVILIGAGIMSATLGTFLKELVPEWEIKVFEKLEDAGAESSNEWNNAGTGHAALCELNYTTEKPDGSIDISKAININEQFQLSTQFWSYLVNSKLIKNPQDFIMPLPHMSMVLGDENVTFLKKRFEALSKNPLFQGMEFSEDPAKLMEWIPLIMQDRLSNEAIAATKIDSGTDVNFGALTRMLFDHLKTKNVDIKYKHSVDNLKVTSDGSWELKVRNVDSGSVERHTAKFVFIGGGGGSLHLLQKSGIPEGKHIGGFPVSGFFMVCNNPEVIEQHQAKVYGKAKVGAPPMSVPHLDTRYIDSEKSLLFGPFAGFSPKFLKTGSMFDLITSVKPDNVLTMLAAGAKEMSLTKYLIQQVMLSKEQRMEELREFIPNAKSEDWDLVVAGQRVQVIKDTAEGGKGTLQFGTEVVSSADGSIAALLGASPGASTAVHVMIEVIKKCFPQHLKEWEPKIKEMIPSYGVSLMENPELLQEIHASTAAALGLKEKELAHS
- a CDS encoding IS3 family transposase (programmed frameshift), which produces MERKNTGKKYNNEFKKTIVDLYHSGNSVRELSGEYGVSDVTIYKWVKEFTPIGLGEESMTPKELAAIQKENLRLKQEVEILKKGYGHIREKITETDLTEFIEENRNLYPVQRMCEVLEIPRSSHYQSLQLVVSNREQENKELTNKINLIYLESKGRYGAPKIHQILLTKGFSLSLKRVQRLMSKASIRSITKKKYRPYPSKEKVIQLDNLLKRDFTTQTINEKWVADITYIHTLKDGWCYLASVLDLHSKKIVGYSFSRSMTTELVIKAFDNAHSSQKPSEGLVLHTDLGSQYTSSEFTQHTQNHHIKQSFSQKGCPYDNACIESFHAILKKEEVNHVQYLDYQTAKLAIFQFIEGWYNRKRIHSSLGYKTPQAIEDQIRNAA
- a CDS encoding YbaN family protein, which encodes MITIKKVKSILFFLLGFISLVIGVAGTVLPVLPGGPFYLFAAFCFARSSKSIENWFKKTSLYEKYVEAFLQKKGMTRKEKIRINLVADFFIIISVFYVDILLVKILLVVLALYKHYYFIKKIKTIDRNSTKQRTS